From Fusarium fujikuroi IMI 58289 draft genome, chromosome FFUJ_chr07, a single genomic window includes:
- a CDS encoding related to dTDP-glucose 4,6-dehydratase, with product MTASSDQPRTNGDAGVGTNNHSKQSDIWKHAPVLIGTTKFEPRSDVKNIMITGGAGFIACWVVRHLTLTYPHAYNIVSFDKLDYCAALNNTGVLSESSNFTFYHGDITNPAEVVDCMERYNIDTVLHFAAQSHVDLSFGNSYGFTHTNVYGTHVLLESAKKVGIGRFIHVSTDEVYGEVKEDDDDLLETSILAPTNPYAASKAAAEMLVQSYQKSFKLPAIIVRSNNVYGPHQYPEKIIPKFTCLLNRQRPLVLHGDGTPTRRYLYAGDAADAFDTILHKGQIGQIYNVGSHDEVSNLELCGMLLDRMRIPHDTPEQLRKWIKYTRDRPFNDRRYAVDGTKLKRLGWEQKVSIDEGLKITVDWFTQFGETWWGDISHVLTPFPTVSDGEMVPDDARSMRDEPLESQDIRQGKLPEQHKNDDMSGGCRSTQQNGEDTSGLHQNNGGGYQITA from the exons ATGACGGCCTCCTCTGATCAACCGCGAACTAACGGTGACGCCGGTG TTGGGACAAATAACCACAGCAAACAAAGCGACATATGGAAGCATGCCCCTGTACTCATTGGCACAACCAAATTTGAGCCTCGCTCCGATGTTAAAAACATCATGATTACGGGCGGCGCTGGCTTCAT CGCTTGCTGGGTCGTCCGCCATCTCACTTTGACTTATCCACATGCCTATAATATTGTCTCATTCGACAAGCTAGACTACTGCGCTGCTCTCAACAACACAGGCGTCCTAAGTGAATCCTCCAACTTTACCTTCTATCATGGCGATATCACCAATCCAGCCGAGGTTGTTGACTGTATGGAGCGATACAATATTGATACAGTTCTACACTTTGCCGCCCAGTCACATGTGGACTTGAGCTTTGGCAACTCTTATGGCTTCACACACACAAACGTCTACGGAACTCATGTTCTCCTTGAAAGCGCCAAGAAGGTTGGCATTGGCCGCTTCATTCATGTGTCGACTGATGAAGTTTACGGTGAAGTtaaagaagacgacgacgacctTCTCGAGACGAGCATATTGGCTCCTACAAATCCATATGCCGCCAGCAAAGCGGCAGCTGAGATGTTAGTGCAGTCTTACCAGAAGAGTTTCAAATTACCTGCCATCATTGTGCGGAGTAACAACGTATACGGTCCTCATCAGTATCCGGAGA AAATCATCCCCAAGTTTACATGTCTTCTTAACCGTCAGCGGCCACTGGTTCTGCACGGAGACGGCACGCCTACCCGGCGATATCTCTACGCTGGCGACGCAGCTGATGCGTTTGACACGATTCTCCACAAAGGTCAAATTGGCCAGATTTACAACGTCGGTTCACATGATGAAGTATCCAATCTAGAGCTCTGCGGGATGCTGCTCGACCGAATGAGGATACCACACGATACCCCGGAGCAGCTCCGCAAGTGGATCAAGTACACTCGGGACAGACCCTTCAACGACCGTCGGTATGCAGTTGATGGCACCAAGCTAAAGAGGCTTGGTTGGGAGCAGAAAGTGTCGATTGATGAAGGCCTCAAGATCACAGTCGATTGGTTCACGCAATTCGGAGAGACCTGGTGGGGAGACATCAGCCATGTTCTCACGCCGTTTCCTACCGTGAGCGATGGCGAGATGGTTCCGGATGATGCGCGATCAATGCGCGATGAACCACTTGAGTCCCAAGATATACGACAGGGCAAGCTGCCGGAACAGCACAAAAATGATGATATGAGTGGTGGTTGTCGATCAACACAACAGAACGGTGAGGATACAAGTGGGCTACATCAAAATAACGGCGGCGGTTATCAAATTACCGCGTAA
- a CDS encoding related to RNA processing factor 1: MGFTKPPVQALKSSNKLKRKELFVQYKKHQNKERHEERHRRRREEAKDPELKAARLAKRKPATIDSKRVWDDIDDDSLGVQVDLEKLKRRRIEEAEAAEQAAHEAAMRAEEELDEDDDVDSMLASDEEMDEERQAAMEKNRQRRAQRDNSVAPSTTSTNLDLTPTSLALKFPSLFTDIPAPEPKILVTTSINSTLHEQAHVLCEFFPNSSYVPRSAHRYGHKYSLREICKYASNREYTAIILLKEDSKKPTGLTVVHLPSGPTFHFSITNWIEGKKLPGHGNPTNHYPELLLNNFKTPLGLLTAKLFMTLFPPKPEFQGRQVTTLHNQRDYIFVRRHRYVFREKRQTEKSIVGADGKEVKGVEGIRAGLQELGPRFTLKLRRVDKGIGRAGSEGDDATQWEWKAKMEKDRKRFNL; the protein is encoded by the coding sequence CTCAAGTCTTCCAATAAGCTCAAACGAAAGGAGCTCTTCGTCCAGTACAAGAAGCACCAGAACAAGGAGAGACATGAGGAACGACACCGCCGCCGTAGGGAAGAAGCAAAGGACCCCGAGCTCAAGGCAGCCCGTCTAGCCAAGCGCAAACCTGCAACGATCGACTCGAAGCGAGTATGGGATGATATAGACGATGACAGTCTTGGTGTGCAGGTGGACCTCGAGAAGTTGAAGCGCCGCCGCattgaagaggctgaagcaGCAGAACAGGCGGCTCATGAGGCTGCAATGCGCgctgaggaagagctggacgaggacgatgacgttGACAGTATGCTGGCTtcggatgaggagatggacgaAGAGCGACAGGCTGCAATGGAAAAGAACCGTCAACGCCGTGCACAGCGAGATAACAGTGTTGCCCCATCCACAACAAGCACAAACCTTGACTTGACACCAACATCACTGGCCCTAAAGTTTCCGTCTCTTTTCACCGACATACCGGCTCCTGAGCCCAAGATTCTGGTCACAACCTCTATCAACTCTACTCTCCACGAACAGGCCCATGTTCTCTGCGAGTTCTTCCCCAACAGCTCTTACGTCCCTCGGTCGGCCCATCGATACGGCCATAAGTATTCGCTCCGAGAGATCTGCAAGTATGCCTCAAATCGAGAGTACACAGCCATAATTCTCCTCAAGGAGGACTCCAAGAAACCTACAGGTCTCACGGTTGTGCATCTTCCTTCCGGCCCGACCTTTCATTTCTCCATCACAAATTGGATCGAAGGCAAAAAGCTCCCAGGCCACGGCAACCCAACAAATCACTACCCTGAACTGCTTCTCAACAATTTCAAGACACCACTTGGTCTGTTGACAGCCAAGCTGTTTATGACCTTGTTTCCCCCTAAGCCTGAGTTCCAAGGTCGCCAAGTCACTACGCTCCACAACCAGCGAGATTATATCTTTGTGCGACGACATCGTTACGTGTTCCGAGAAAAGCGACAGACAGAAAAGAGCATCGTCGGTGCCGATGGAAAGGAGGTTAAAGGCGTGGAGGGTATCCGTGCTGGTCTCCAGGAACTCGGTCCCCGCTTCACCCTCAAGCTGAGGAGAGTTGACAAGGGTAttggaagagctggaagTGAAGGTGATGATGCGACACAGTGGGAGTGgaaggccaagatggagaaggacCGCAAGAGGTTCAACCTATAA